Proteins encoded within one genomic window of Kibdelosporangium phytohabitans:
- a CDS encoding MbtH family protein: MSTNPFDDPDGTFHVLVNDEGQHSLWPSFADVPSGWTVVVRETDRQSALAYVEENWTDMRPASLVRAMDGSTGG; encoded by the coding sequence GTGAGCACCAACCCGTTCGACGACCCGGATGGCACATTCCACGTACTGGTGAACGACGAGGGCCAGCACTCGCTGTGGCCGTCGTTCGCCGACGTGCCGTCCGGCTGGACCGTGGTGGTACGGGAAACCGACCGCCAGTCGGCTCTCGCCTACGTCGAGGAGAACTGGACGGACATGCGGCCAGCGAGCCTGGTCCGCGCGATGGACGGCTCGACCGGCGGCTGA
- a CDS encoding DedA family protein codes for MSGYLMAEGAHEPVGGMAGWAVDLMDSLGGVGAALVVGLDNLFPPIPSELVLPLAGFSASKGAFTLAGALFWTTLGSVVGAVVVYLAGALLGRERTRALVGKIPLVKVTDFDKTEKWFAKHGTKAVFFGRMVPLFRSFISLPAGVEKMNFPKFLLLTAAGSLLWNTIFVVAGYQLGENWYLVDEYAGVFQKIVIVAGAVAVVLFVVLRLRKKRKAGNGDAADPEATQVLPVVTGSDDSERTRAIPRLRDDR; via the coding sequence ATGTCTGGTTACCTGATGGCCGAGGGTGCGCACGAACCGGTCGGCGGCATGGCCGGCTGGGCGGTCGACCTGATGGACAGCCTCGGCGGGGTGGGCGCGGCCCTGGTGGTCGGCCTGGACAACCTCTTCCCGCCCATCCCCAGCGAACTGGTGCTGCCGCTGGCCGGGTTCTCGGCCAGCAAGGGCGCGTTCACGCTGGCAGGTGCGCTGTTCTGGACCACGCTCGGCTCGGTCGTCGGCGCGGTCGTCGTCTACCTGGCGGGCGCGCTGCTCGGCCGTGAGCGCACACGCGCGCTGGTCGGCAAGATCCCGCTGGTGAAGGTGACGGACTTCGACAAGACCGAGAAGTGGTTCGCCAAGCACGGCACCAAAGCCGTGTTCTTCGGCCGGATGGTGCCGTTGTTCCGCAGTTTCATCTCGTTACCCGCCGGCGTCGAGAAAATGAACTTCCCGAAGTTCCTGCTGCTCACCGCGGCGGGCAGCCTGTTGTGGAACACCATTTTCGTCGTGGCCGGCTACCAGCTGGGGGAGAACTGGTACCTGGTCGACGAGTACGCCGGCGTCTTCCAGAAGATCGTGATCGTCGCGGGCGCGGTGGCGGTGGTGCTGTTCGTGGTGCTGCGGCTGCGCAAGAAGCGCAAGGCGGGGAACGGCGACGCGGCGGACCCGGAGGCCACCCAGGTGCTGCCGGTCGTGACCGGCTCGGACGACTCCGAGAGGACCCGGGCGATCCCCCGGCTGCGCGACGACCGCTGA
- a CDS encoding response regulator transcription factor, which produces MELVEREPEPSGGQPRRGALSFAERRVADLAAAGHRNREISLKLHITVSTVEQHLTRIYRKLRIPNRAALRALFRKEAQL; this is translated from the coding sequence ATGGAACTGGTCGAGCGCGAGCCGGAGCCGTCGGGCGGGCAGCCGAGGCGCGGGGCGCTGAGCTTCGCCGAGCGGCGGGTCGCGGACCTGGCGGCAGCAGGTCACCGCAACCGCGAGATCAGCCTGAAACTGCACATCACCGTCAGCACAGTGGAACAGCACCTCACGCGCATCTACCGCAAGCTGCGCATCCCGAACCGCGCCGCACTGCGTGCGTTGTTCAGGAAGGAGGCCCAGCTGTAG
- a CDS encoding PH domain-containing protein: MADYEIELRPPSRLVQRRAIGWWATRTLMTVLAPVLVLGLLALLIAPARPWLLLSAAVVGVPGLVVTLVMPLWRYRVHRWEVTDDAVYTRSGWLKQTWRVAPLARIQTVDTDRGPVQQVFRLSTVTVTTASAAGPIRIDGLDHEFARTLVEQLVKRSPEATGDAT, translated from the coding sequence ATGGCCGACTACGAGATCGAACTGCGCCCGCCGAGCCGGCTGGTGCAACGGCGTGCGATCGGCTGGTGGGCAACGCGGACGCTGATGACAGTGCTGGCGCCGGTGCTCGTGCTCGGCCTGCTCGCGTTGCTCATCGCGCCTGCCAGGCCGTGGCTGCTGCTGAGTGCCGCCGTTGTCGGCGTGCCTGGGCTGGTTGTCACGCTGGTGATGCCGCTGTGGCGGTACCGCGTGCACCGGTGGGAGGTCACCGACGACGCGGTGTACACGCGGTCCGGTTGGCTCAAACAGACCTGGCGGGTGGCCCCGCTGGCCCGGATCCAGACCGTCGACACCGACCGCGGCCCGGTGCAGCAGGTCTTCCGGCTGTCCACGGTCACCGTCACGACCGCGTCCGCCGCCGGGCCGATCCGGATCGACGGGCTTGACCACGAGTTCGCCCGCACCCTCGTCGAACAGCTGGTCAAGCGGAGCCCCGAGGCAACGGGAGACGCGACATGA
- a CDS encoding asparaginase, which produces MKRVVVFGLGGTISMTADSGGGVVPALSAGQLVAGVPGLAGSGVAVDVIDFRRIPGASLSFEDVSELAAAIDERLAGGADGVVVTQGTDTIEEVAYLLDLTHARQEPVVVTGAMRNPTLAGADGPANILAAIQTAAAETARGLGALVVFADEVHAAARVRKTHSTSGHTFQSANGGPLGCVVEGEPRIINQPRTRVTLPPAIGGTAEVPVIPTVLGDTGMALRAVGEYADGLVVAAFGAGHVPGAVVDVLGDLAGRIPVVLASRGGAGSTLARTYAFPGSEKDMLGRGLVPAGFLDPVKARLLLRHLLVTGHDRAGIHAVFEQAGR; this is translated from the coding sequence ATGAAGCGAGTGGTCGTGTTCGGGCTGGGTGGGACGATCTCGATGACCGCCGACTCTGGTGGTGGGGTTGTTCCCGCGTTGTCGGCTGGGCAGTTGGTTGCTGGTGTTCCTGGTTTGGCTGGCAGTGGCGTTGCTGTCGATGTCATCGACTTCCGGCGGATTCCTGGGGCTTCTCTTTCCTTTGAGGACGTTTCGGAGCTGGCTGCCGCCATCGATGAGCGGTTGGCTGGTGGGGCGGACGGGGTTGTCGTCACCCAAGGCACTGACACCATTGAGGAAGTTGCCTACTTGCTTGACCTGACTCATGCTCGGCAGGAACCGGTCGTGGTTACGGGTGCGATGCGCAACCCCACTTTGGCTGGGGCCGATGGTCCCGCCAATATTCTGGCGGCGATCCAGACGGCGGCTGCTGAGACCGCGCGTGGTCTCGGTGCTTTGGTTGTGTTCGCTGATGAGGTTCATGCCGCGGCGCGTGTTCGTAAGACGCATTCAACCAGTGGTCATACTTTTCAGTCTGCCAATGGTGGTCCTCTTGGTTGCGTTGTCGAAGGCGAACCTCGAATCATCAATCAGCCCCGCACTCGTGTGACGCTCCCGCCTGCCATCGGTGGTACGGCCGAAGTTCCTGTGATTCCGACAGTTCTCGGTGATACCGGGATGGCGTTGCGGGCCGTCGGTGAATACGCTGACGGCCTCGTTGTGGCTGCGTTCGGGGCTGGGCATGTTCCTGGGGCTGTTGTGGATGTTCTCGGTGATCTCGCGGGGAGGATTCCTGTTGTCCTTGCTTCTCGGGGTGGCGCTGGGTCCACGCTGGCGCGGACCTATGCTTTTCCCGGCTCTGAGAAGGACATGCTTGGCCGTGGCCTTGTTCCGGCGGGCTTCCTCGATCCGGTGAAGGCCCGCCTTCTTCTGCGCCATCTGCTGGTCACCGGCCATGATCGCGCTGGGATCCACGCCGTGTTCGAGCAGGCGGGGCGGTGA
- a CDS encoding LuxR C-terminal-related transcriptional regulator, whose product MSCESVVESPATLSALSAKVLEGVAAGSSTVQLASELYLSRQGVEYHVNVMLRKFKVPNRVALVSRVYSMGIFDHTVWPPAVLPEYIR is encoded by the coding sequence ATGTCCTGTGAATCGGTCGTGGAATCACCCGCAACGCTGAGCGCGCTGAGTGCGAAGGTCCTCGAAGGCGTCGCCGCGGGATCGTCGACGGTCCAGCTCGCGTCGGAGCTGTACCTCAGCAGGCAGGGGGTCGAGTACCACGTCAACGTGATGCTCAGGAAGTTCAAGGTGCCCAACCGGGTCGCTCTCGTTTCGAGGGTGTACTCGATGGGTATCTTCGACCACACCGTCTGGCCACCGGCAGTGCTGCCGGAATACATTCGGTGA
- a CDS encoding NUDIX domain-containing protein gives MAETWSVETFVAGLNRKRMASGVLFTDGGDRVLLVEPSYKPQWEIPGGSVDENESPWATASRELAEELGMTRQPGRLLVVDHVLPQEPWTEAVVFVFDGGVLSQSEVDKLEFVDGEILSAGFYDIGQARKLLRDRLAGRVEAALSALQSGTTVLCEQGRPVG, from the coding sequence GTGGCGGAAACGTGGTCGGTGGAAACGTTCGTGGCTGGCCTGAACCGGAAACGAATGGCGTCGGGTGTCCTGTTCACCGACGGCGGCGACCGCGTCCTGCTGGTGGAACCGTCGTACAAGCCGCAGTGGGAGATCCCCGGCGGCTCGGTCGACGAGAACGAGTCCCCGTGGGCGACGGCGAGCCGTGAGCTGGCCGAAGAGCTCGGCATGACCCGGCAACCCGGCCGCCTGCTCGTGGTGGACCACGTCCTGCCGCAGGAGCCGTGGACCGAGGCGGTGGTCTTCGTCTTCGACGGCGGGGTGCTCAGTCAGTCCGAAGTGGACAAGCTGGAGTTCGTCGACGGTGAGATCCTCTCCGCGGGCTTCTACGACATCGGGCAGGCCCGGAAACTGCTGCGCGACCGATTGGCCGGCCGGGTCGAGGCGGCGCTGTCCGCCTTGCAGTCGGGCACGACCGTGCTGTGCGAACAAGGGCGCCCGGTCGGCTGA
- a CDS encoding class I SAM-dependent methyltransferase — protein sequence MVQIVDRWNTVYFEGRLSTGVLAELRELADASEDALALADRAFRLMRAAGLRPADLSVFTAWLIGFSVPRTVPSAWSGTVPPVTMAGRHRVLDEYVARNPWHRPGGQGVFVDIGCGFPPFTTIETAQRLPGWRVVGVDPAFSRYVVYNTEGAYACYDDDLRLRYYQAGTYDPDSDTSKRRFQEILERLLPRLTGDEVADDGGRLVRDPMHRYETDNLQLVGGGIGEYTIDGGVDVIRCMNVFMYFDHAFRQKALAWAAPLLRPGGLFLCGSNWMDSASSRYTVYRKENDRLVAKEFAFSIDNVRPIDLAPWYGLHDDNLENLANAHAVGTVRADTPFLRRFDKRMDSLLAQLNMCPRDADGYLGHAPAGMPAEDRARCSSILAAQLDDEGFVSEAVDVLRRSGRHAWRNHVGHVAMRPVTPPPLAPSSVL from the coding sequence GTGGTCCAGATCGTGGACCGGTGGAACACGGTGTACTTCGAAGGCCGTCTCTCCACTGGGGTACTCGCCGAGCTGCGTGAACTGGCCGACGCGTCCGAAGACGCCTTGGCGTTGGCCGACCGGGCTTTCCGGTTGATGCGGGCCGCCGGGCTGCGGCCGGCCGACCTGTCGGTGTTCACCGCGTGGCTGATCGGTTTCAGCGTGCCGAGAACGGTGCCGAGCGCCTGGTCGGGCACGGTTCCGCCGGTCACCATGGCGGGCAGGCACCGCGTGCTCGACGAATACGTGGCCCGCAACCCGTGGCACCGGCCGGGTGGACAAGGTGTTTTCGTCGACATCGGCTGCGGGTTCCCGCCGTTCACCACGATCGAGACCGCGCAGCGGCTGCCCGGGTGGCGCGTGGTCGGCGTGGACCCGGCGTTCAGCCGGTATGTCGTGTACAACACCGAGGGCGCGTACGCCTGCTACGACGACGACTTACGTTTGCGCTACTACCAAGCAGGCACGTACGACCCCGACAGTGACACCAGCAAGCGCCGGTTCCAGGAGATCCTCGAGCGGTTGTTGCCCCGACTGACCGGCGACGAGGTGGCCGACGACGGCGGCAGGCTGGTCCGCGACCCCATGCACCGCTACGAGACGGACAACCTGCAACTCGTCGGCGGCGGCATCGGCGAATACACAATAGACGGTGGCGTCGACGTGATCAGGTGCATGAACGTGTTCATGTACTTCGACCACGCGTTCCGCCAGAAGGCGCTGGCGTGGGCGGCGCCGCTGTTACGCCCCGGCGGCCTGTTCCTCTGCGGCAGCAACTGGATGGACTCGGCGAGTTCACGCTATACCGTGTACCGCAAGGAGAACGACCGCCTGGTGGCCAAGGAGTTCGCGTTCAGCATCGACAACGTCCGCCCGATCGACCTCGCCCCCTGGTACGGCCTGCACGACGACAACCTCGAGAACCTGGCGAACGCCCACGCGGTCGGGACAGTCCGCGCGGACACCCCGTTCCTGCGCAGGTTCGACAAGCGGATGGACTCCCTGCTGGCCCAGCTCAACATGTGCCCCCGTGACGCGGACGGCTACCTCGGCCACGCACCTGCCGGCATGCCCGCTGAGGACCGCGCCCGGTGCAGTTCGATCCTCGCCGCGCAGCTCGACGACGAAGGGTTCGTCAGTGAAGCGGTCGACGTCCTGCGCAGATCAGGGCGGCACGCGTGGCGCAACCACGTGGGCCACGTGGCGATGCGTCCCGTGACGCCGCCTCCGCTGGCGCCGTCCTCCGTGCTCTGA
- a CDS encoding inositol monophosphatase family protein: MADHAELMPIASQAVSMARKIIQQRAPVSVTAKGDRDMVTDVDLAVEDAVRDFLARETPDIRLVGEEHGDTGAPNSTLWWVLDPIDGTANFARGIPLSAVSLALVDGTQAVLAAIDLPFMDTWYTARAGGGAYANGEPMRCSAVTELSDAVVSIGDFAVGGGEAAEKNRVRLALLADLGARVQRVRMIGTAAVDLAWVAQGRLDATVNLSNKPWDTMAGVLLVREAGGLVLDYDGSSHTSESVNTVAVTAGLRDVIMDRLGRARL, encoded by the coding sequence ATGGCTGATCACGCGGAACTCATGCCCATCGCCTCGCAGGCAGTGTCCATGGCGCGGAAGATCATTCAGCAACGAGCGCCGGTCAGCGTGACCGCCAAAGGCGACAGGGACATGGTGACGGACGTCGACCTCGCGGTCGAAGACGCCGTGCGTGACTTCCTTGCCAGGGAAACACCCGACATTCGGCTGGTCGGCGAGGAGCACGGGGATACGGGCGCGCCGAACTCCACGCTGTGGTGGGTTCTCGACCCGATCGACGGGACAGCCAACTTCGCCAGGGGGATCCCGCTTTCGGCGGTGTCACTGGCTCTGGTGGACGGAACGCAGGCCGTGCTGGCCGCGATCGACCTGCCCTTCATGGACACTTGGTACACCGCGCGGGCCGGTGGTGGGGCTTATGCCAACGGCGAGCCCATGCGGTGTTCCGCGGTGACGGAACTGTCTGATGCCGTTGTGTCGATCGGGGATTTCGCCGTCGGTGGTGGTGAAGCTGCTGAGAAGAACCGTGTGCGTCTGGCTTTGCTTGCCGATCTGGGGGCGCGCGTTCAGCGGGTGCGGATGATCGGCACTGCCGCTGTTGATCTGGCCTGGGTGGCTCAGGGGCGGTTGGACGCCACTGTCAATCTGTCCAACAAGCCTTGGGACACGATGGCTGGGGTGCTGCTGGTTCGTGAGGCCGGCGGGCTGGTTCTCGATTATGACGGGAGTTCGCATACTTCCGAGTCTGTCAACACTGTTGCTGTTACCGCTGGTTTGCGTGATGTCATCATGGACAGGTTGGGTCGGGCTCGGCTCTGA
- a CDS encoding sensor histidine kinase encodes MPNRTRPLLPDTIAPSWLVVQLFGTLFVVATLLTAREDQSWIWAVYGVAAACWAGFVAVAHWRPGTAAVLLAVSSVLPAAVLGWAQDSSAVLLCLISIGRFATLTGLSVAVISAVALLDVALAITSAALAGGSIPGAFGNAGFMLLLGLLGLNRRQYEIQAIQAGRLLEQTRLAQAEHARAAALDERTRIARELHDVLAHSLGALGVQLELAEALAEKSDMDGVRRAVQRSRRLANAGLVEAREAVAALRRDVLPLPDALAELAAAHRRDHRVEVDFGTTGQPRPLPSAVVVSLAGVSREALTNAGKHAPGQPLTIRLAYDTGAVRLTVTNPSESDTAAHSGNGFGLAGMRERLALAGGSLESGQRDGRWQVVAEVPG; translated from the coding sequence ATGCCGAACCGGACGCGGCCGCTGCTACCGGACACCATCGCGCCCAGTTGGCTCGTCGTCCAGCTGTTCGGAACCCTTTTCGTGGTCGCGACGCTGCTCACCGCGCGTGAGGACCAGTCGTGGATCTGGGCCGTCTACGGTGTCGCCGCCGCGTGCTGGGCGGGATTCGTGGCCGTCGCGCACTGGCGGCCCGGGACGGCCGCGGTGCTCCTCGCGGTCTCCAGCGTCCTGCCCGCCGCTGTGCTGGGGTGGGCGCAGGACAGTTCGGCTGTGCTGCTCTGCCTCATCTCAATCGGCCGGTTCGCCACCCTCACCGGGCTCAGCGTCGCCGTCATCTCCGCTGTCGCCCTGCTCGACGTGGCGCTGGCGATCACGTCGGCCGCGCTCGCCGGTGGCAGCATCCCCGGGGCGTTCGGCAACGCCGGCTTCATGCTGCTGCTCGGCCTGCTCGGGCTCAACCGCCGCCAGTACGAGATCCAGGCGATCCAGGCCGGGCGGTTGCTGGAGCAGACCAGGCTCGCGCAGGCGGAGCACGCTCGCGCCGCCGCGCTCGACGAACGCACCCGGATCGCACGGGAGTTGCACGACGTGCTGGCGCATTCCCTCGGTGCGCTGGGGGTTCAGCTGGAGCTGGCCGAGGCGCTCGCCGAGAAGTCCGATATGGATGGTGTGCGCCGGGCCGTGCAGCGGTCGAGGCGGCTGGCCAACGCCGGGCTCGTCGAAGCGAGGGAAGCGGTCGCCGCGCTGCGGCGTGACGTGTTGCCGTTGCCTGACGCGCTCGCCGAACTCGCGGCGGCACATCGGCGTGACCACCGGGTCGAGGTGGACTTCGGCACCACAGGCCAGCCGCGGCCGTTGCCGTCAGCCGTCGTCGTCTCGCTGGCCGGGGTGTCGCGTGAGGCGTTGACGAACGCGGGCAAGCACGCGCCGGGACAGCCGCTGACCATAAGATTGGCGTACGACACGGGCGCCGTCCGGCTGACCGTGACAAATCCGTCCGAATCGGACACTGCTGCTCACTCGGGCAACGGGTTCGGGCTCGCCGGGATGCGCGAACGCCTCGCGCTCGCCGGTGGCAGCCTGGAATCGGGGCAGCGGGACGGCCGGTGGCAAGTGGTTGCGGAGGTACCCGGGTGA
- a CDS encoding MarR family winged helix-turn-helix transcriptional regulator, with product MSRTPAGVNLGWALAVVLRRWHDSVEEVLSHLPQGTRGYHVLSTVVREDMPTQAALAAHLAIDRTVMTYLIDELEADGLVERQPDPADRRARRIVPTKRGRDFLATADRRVAAVEDAILTGLTPDERSAFHDLTHRAATRIHAEDPEADLCATVREVVEETR from the coding sequence ATGTCCAGGACACCGGCCGGTGTCAACCTCGGGTGGGCGTTGGCCGTGGTGCTGCGACGCTGGCATGACAGCGTCGAGGAGGTCCTCAGCCACCTGCCGCAGGGAACACGCGGATACCACGTTCTGTCCACAGTGGTCCGCGAGGACATGCCGACACAAGCGGCACTGGCGGCACACCTGGCCATAGACAGAACAGTGATGACGTACCTGATCGACGAACTGGAAGCGGACGGACTGGTCGAGCGCCAACCCGACCCGGCCGACCGCCGAGCCCGCCGGATCGTGCCGACGAAGCGGGGCAGGGACTTCCTCGCCACAGCGGACCGGCGAGTCGCCGCCGTCGAGGACGCGATCCTGACCGGACTCACCCCGGACGAGCGATCAGCCTTCCATGACCTGACACACCGGGCAGCAACCCGGATTCACGCCGAGGACCCCGAAGCCGACCTGTGCGCAACCGTCAGGGAAGTCGTCGAGGAGACCCGCTGA
- a CDS encoding response regulator transcription factor, translating into MIKVIVVDDQQVVREGLVALLDLLDDVTVVGSAADGRQALDVLRANSADVVLMDLRMPELDGVAATKMITRDHPGTAVLVLTTYADDSSIADALRAGARGYLTKDAGRAQIAMALRSTAAGQSIFDPKVSERLVAALDGRPRTRQEPPDGLTARETEVLGLITRGLTNPEIAAELFISEATVKTHINNVFAKIGVRHRAEAVRYGLGHDL; encoded by the coding sequence GTGATCAAGGTGATCGTCGTGGACGACCAGCAGGTGGTCCGCGAAGGACTGGTGGCACTGCTGGATCTGCTCGACGACGTGACCGTGGTCGGGTCGGCCGCGGACGGCCGCCAGGCGCTCGACGTGCTGCGGGCCAACTCCGCCGACGTCGTGCTGATGGACCTGCGGATGCCGGAGCTCGACGGGGTGGCCGCGACGAAGATGATCACTCGCGACCACCCGGGCACGGCGGTGCTCGTGCTGACCACGTACGCCGATGATTCGTCCATTGCGGACGCGCTCAGGGCCGGCGCCCGCGGCTACCTGACCAAGGACGCGGGACGGGCGCAGATCGCCATGGCGCTGCGGTCCACAGCGGCCGGACAGTCCATTTTCGATCCCAAGGTCTCCGAACGCCTGGTCGCGGCGCTCGACGGCCGCCCGCGCACCAGGCAGGAGCCGCCCGACGGCCTCACCGCCAGGGAGACCGAGGTGCTGGGGCTGATCACCCGCGGCCTGACCAACCCCGAGATCGCCGCCGAGCTGTTCATCAGCGAGGCGACCGTGAAGACCCACATCAACAACGTCTTCGCCAAGATCGGCGTACGCCACCGGGCCGAGGCCGTGCGCTACGGACTCGGACACGACCTCTGA
- a CDS encoding RNA polymerase sigma factor — protein sequence MTTDSADGDGELWSRAAADGGEAFAVLFDRHAKAVYNHCFRLTASWAAAEDHVQSTFLVAWRKRGEMKLERDSALPWLLMVATNVVRNDRRGIARRLRLTRQVPVDAPVPDHADDVARRVDDQRRMAEVLDAVNELPRNEREALAMCVWSGVSYPDAAAVLGITEGSVRARVSKAKSRLSQLLPTATQEAAR from the coding sequence ATGACGACTGATTCGGCCGACGGCGACGGCGAGTTGTGGTCGCGGGCCGCGGCGGATGGCGGCGAGGCGTTCGCCGTGCTGTTCGACCGGCATGCCAAGGCCGTCTACAACCACTGCTTCCGGCTGACCGCCTCGTGGGCCGCGGCCGAGGACCACGTGCAGAGCACGTTCCTCGTCGCGTGGCGCAAACGCGGCGAGATGAAGCTCGAACGCGACTCCGCGCTGCCGTGGTTGCTGATGGTGGCCACGAACGTGGTCCGCAACGACCGCCGTGGCATCGCGAGGCGGCTGCGGCTCACCCGCCAGGTCCCCGTGGACGCTCCCGTGCCCGACCACGCCGACGACGTGGCACGGCGCGTGGACGACCAGCGGCGGATGGCCGAGGTGCTCGACGCGGTGAACGAGTTGCCCCGCAACGAACGCGAGGCGCTCGCGATGTGCGTGTGGTCCGGCGTGTCCTATCCGGACGCGGCCGCGGTGCTCGGCATCACCGAGGGCAGCGTCCGCGCACGGGTGAGCAAGGCCAAGTCGCGGCTCAGTCAGCTCCTTCCCACGGCGACCCAGGAGGCTGCCCGATGA